CGAATGGGCCCCGCGCAACATCCGGGTCAACGTGGTCGCTCCGGGTCTGACCGCCACACCGATCATCGAAGCGGCGTTCCAGCGCAGGCCCGACCCCGAGGGCTACCGCCGTCAGCGCGAGAGCACGATCCCGCTCCAACGCCTCGCCACCCCTGAAGAGGTCGCCGACGCGGTGCTCTTCTTCGCCTCGCGGGAGTCGTCGTACGTGACCGGATCGGTCCTGACCGTCGACGGTGGGTACACCGCTGGCTGAACACCCTGCTGGGCATCACCATCAGCAAGGAGCTGAACGACCTGTTCTCCGTCGCTCCCTCTGCCTCGGGCGTCCGCCGATTGCGACATGAACCGTCGAACAAGCGTCGAGCGCGTGCCCCATTCGCCTGCCCCACTCGAACGGCGTCACCCTCAGTGCGCCCGTGCCGACAACCGTATCCGAGCCACCCGGCCACCTCGGCACGAGCCACGATGCCTCGTATCGGCCTCCGCACATCGGGAACGGTCATGCCCATGAGCGTGTGTCAGATGCCGCTCGGCAGTAGCTCGTCGACCGTGGCCGCGGCCACCAATGCCCGCCCCTGGCCACTACTTCGGTGAACTGATTCGGTGCGGCGGGAAGTGTGCCGGCCGGGCCCGCCGGCCTGTCGGCGCGGCGCGGTTCCGCCGGTCGGCGGGGCAGTCCCAGCCGGTCGGCGGGGGCGTTGCCGAAACCTGTCGGATGTTCCACCTCCTGGCGGCACCGAAGGATTCGTCGTATGACACAGGTAAAGCCGCCGCAGGAACTGTCGGCTCCGCAGAGGAACGCGACTCCACCGCCGAAGGCCTCGTCCGAGTCCGCCGGGCAAGTCTCGGGCCGCCCCTCGATGGGACGCCTGGTCGGGCTGGATCTGGCCCGTGCGCTGGCGGTGTTCGGCATGTACATCGTGCACATCGCCCCGATGGACTCCCCCCAGGGCAGCGTCGGCAGCTGGGTGTACTTCCTGGCCGAGGGACGCTCCTCGGCCCTGTTCGCCACCCTCGCCGGGTTCTCGCTGATGCTGATCGCCGGCCGCCGTGAGCCGAAGACCGGCCTGGCGGGCCGGCAGGCGAAGGCCCGCATCGCGATCCGCGCCGTGATCCTGCTGGCCCTGGGCACCGTGCTGGCGATGGAGTACGGGGACATCATCATCCTCGCCTACTACGGCGTCTACTTCCTCCTCGCACTGCTCCTGGTACGACTGAGCGCCAGGACACTGGCGCTCATCGCGGCCGGGATCGCGCTGGTCATGCCGCAACTGGCGTTCGTTGTGAAGATGTGGCTGAGCGACTCCGTCCAGCAGACCATCAACGCCTACGACCCGCTGGAACGCCTCAGCACCGTGGGAGTACTCGATCTGCTGCTGACGGGCCTCTACCCGACCATCACGTGGATGGCGTTCGTGACCACCGGCATGGCTCTGGCCCGCCTCGACCTGTCCGCCCCCGTCGTCCGGCGGCGCCTGGCCGTCCTCGGTGCCGGCCTCGCCACAGCCGCCTACGGCCTGGCCACACTGCTGACCGGCGCGAGCGCGGTATGGAACGTCGGCGGAGGTGGGGGACCCTCCAGCGGCTCCGGTCCGGGCTCCATGGGCAGCGGCTCCGCGGTCTCCGGCTCCATGGGCAGCGCACCCGGCGGGCCCGAGCTGTCGGCCTCGGACCTGCTGGGCGCCGTGTCCCACACCGGCACCACCTTCGACACCATCGGCTGCGCGGGCATCGCGATCCTCGTGATCGTGGCCACGACGGCGGCGATGGACCGCCTGCCGCTACTGCGCCGCCTGGCGAAGCCGGTCATCGCCGTGGGCACCATGTCCCTGACCGCCTACGTAGGCCACTTCCTCGCACAGTCCGCGTGGCCCGCTTCCGGCGCCGGCACCACGACGTCCTGGGTACCCGTGCTCACGTACATCCTGACAGCGATCGTGTTCGCCACGATCTGGTCCCGCTTCTTCCGCCGCGGCCCTCTGGAGTATCTGCTCAACGCCGCCACCAACCCCGCCAAGTACATCCGCTGATGTCCGGTCGGGGTGGCTCGGCTTCCTGCCCCACCCCGGCCTGCACGGCCCGCTCGGCCCGCAAGGGGACAGCCCTTGCGGGCCTCGGCAGTGGACCTGGCCGACTGATCTCAGCTCCGCCTGACGCCGACCTGCCGTCCGCGGCACGGCCTGGGCAGTGGCCGGCCATGCCTGGGCCAGGGGCC
The DNA window shown above is from Streptomyces akebiae and carries:
- a CDS encoding DUF418 domain-containing protein yields the protein MTQVKPPQELSAPQRNATPPPKASSESAGQVSGRPSMGRLVGLDLARALAVFGMYIVHIAPMDSPQGSVGSWVYFLAEGRSSALFATLAGFSLMLIAGRREPKTGLAGRQAKARIAIRAVILLALGTVLAMEYGDIIILAYYGVYFLLALLLVRLSARTLALIAAGIALVMPQLAFVVKMWLSDSVQQTINAYDPLERLSTVGVLDLLLTGLYPTITWMAFVTTGMALARLDLSAPVVRRRLAVLGAGLATAAYGLATLLTGASAVWNVGGGGGPSSGSGPGSMGSGSAVSGSMGSAPGGPELSASDLLGAVSHTGTTFDTIGCAGIAILVIVATTAAMDRLPLLRRLAKPVIAVGTMSLTAYVGHFLAQSAWPASGAGTTTSWVPVLTYILTAIVFATIWSRFFRRGPLEYLLNAATNPAKYIR